A stretch of DNA from bacterium:
ATTAAAGGCGAGCTCTCACCTTTAGTCTGCAGAATGACTAATGGTAGATGTCCCATTGCCTCTTGGGTGCCCTGGGGTCAGGCAGTAACAACAATTTCCCAAGGGCAGTTTAACTATATGCCGAGATAAACTATTTTTAGGTCTAATTTTAGATGCGGCAGTTGATAGGCGTGTTTTTTTCTTTTACAATTCAAAAACAATGTCCTATTCGAGGCGAGTTTTTTTAAATACTTTAGCGCAGTCTTTTTCTCGTGTTTTTTCTATAGCAGTAAGCATTGGCACAGCAATGATTTTAACCCGTTATTTAGGACCTGATGGATACGGGAAGTACAATACTGCTATCGGTTTTGTGGGTCTTTTGGCTGTTTTGGGTGATTTGGGTATTTATAATATTTTAGTTCGGGAGTTAAGCCAGAGTTCCTCCAGACGAGAAGAGGTTTTGGCTAATGTTTTTGCTTGGCGTTTGCTTTCTTCTGTTTTGGTGCTTTTGGTTATTGCTGTTGCTGGTTGGTTAATGCCCTACGAAAAGGTGGTTAAATTAGCTATTTTGATAGAGGCTGTTCGCAATTCAGTCTATGTTTTGCGGACATTTTTTACTTCTCTACCCCAAGTAAATCTGCGTTTAGATCTTTCTGCGTGGGGAGAAATTATTGGTCGCGGCAGTTTTCTTTTGTCAGTAATTTTAGTAGCGGTTTTTCATTGGAGCCTGCTTGTGCTTTTTGTTTTGCTGTTGACAACCACAGTTTTGGAGACTTTGTGGATGTTTTTTAGTTTTAAAAAACTGGGCGGTAGTTTGCATTTAGCTTGGGATTCCGAATTTTTAAAAGTTTTTTTAAAAGATTCAATAGTTTTAGGTTTTGCTTATATTTTGGGTAGTATGCATTTTCGTTTGGATACAGTTTTACTTTCAGTGATGAAGCCGGCTGAAGATGTGGGTATTTATAGCGTTGCTTACCGCATTTTTCAGACCTTTGTAATGCTGCCAGCGGTTTTTATCACTGTGGTTTACCCTCGTTTTGCTGAATTGGCAGCGAAAAACAGATGGTCTGATTTTTTCCGTTTTTCCTTGAGGATTCTCTGGTTGGCAGCTTGGCCCTTGGCAATTTTGAGTTTTCTGTATGCTCCTTATATGGTTAGGATTATAGGAGGGGAAGCTTATTCTCAATCAGTTATGCCGCTTTGGCTTTTGTCTTTTGCTATTGTGGGGGGGTTCATGTATGCTGGCTTTAGCCAGATGGCGGTGGCTCTGAAACGTCAAAAACTAGTAGTTTTAGTAGCTGGTGTAGCTGTTTTTATTAATATGGTTTTAAACTTGGCCCTTATACCCGCTTTTTCTTATAGTGGTGCGGCTTTAGCTACTTTAGTTTCCGAGTGTTTTGCTTTTATTGTCTTTGCTTTTCTTTTTAACCGCTTTTTAGGGTTTCGTATTGATTATGGATATTGGCTGAAGATTGTTTTTTTGGCTTTGTTTGTGGGGGTTATTGCTAGGGGTTTACAATGGTTTTTGCCTTATTCGGAATTTGCTCTTCAATCTTTGCCTTTGGCAATGTTAGAGATTGGTTTGATATGGTTGGCTTGTTTTTTGCTTTATTTTGTTTTGGCTGTAAAGTTTAATTTTCTACCCCGGACAATTTTAAAAGAGATAATAAAAAGGTGATGAGTAAACCTAAGGTTTCAGTAGTTATCCCTGCCTTTAATGCTGAAAATACTATTGCCGAGACGCTTTATAGCTTGTTTTGGCAGAGCTTTAGGAATTTTGAAATTATTGTGGTTGACGATGGCTCAAGTGATCGTACTGGCAAAATAGTTGAATCTTTAAAAGGCTGTTCACCTGTTCTTACCTATCTTTATCAAAAAAATAAAGGTCCAGCTGCAGCTCGCAATAAGGGTTTTTCCCATAGCCAAGGAGAGTATTTAATTTGGGTAGATGCTGATGATATTTGGTTGCCGCAGCGATTAGAAATGTTAGTTTCTTTTTTAGACAAGAATGCAAACGTTGATTTAGTAACTTCTGATGCTTATCTTTGGTATCCACCAGCAAAAATAAAGGGCACCTACTATTCAACTTATCCTCTGCCTAAAGAGTTTTCCTTTACAAATTTATTGCAGAGAAATTTTGTCTTTACTTCGACTTTGATGAGACGCAGTGTTTGGTCAGAAACAGGAGGTTTAAATGAATCCAGAAATATTATTGGGGTTGAGGATTATGAGTTTTGGCTTAGGGTTTTAAAAAAGAATTTTAAGCTGGCTGTTTTGGGCGACCCTCTAATGTTTTATCGGATAAATCCCAAAGGTCTTTCTGCTAAAAAGCCAAAAGTTAACCAAGCTCTTCTTGAGATTTTTGCTTTAGTGCGGCGTTTAAATCTTACTGCAGAGGAAGAAAAAATAATTTGTCAGAGAGAGCGCGAACTCAAGCTCCATCTGGCTCAGTCTTATGCCAAAGATAAAAATTTGGATCAGGCTTTAGTTTATTTTCAACAACTTCCTTCTTTATGGGCGCGTCTTTCTTTTTTATTGCTCCAGCGCCGTTATCTAAAATTATGGCGTTTTCTTTTTAAAGCAAAGCGATTCTTGGGCAAGCTAAAAAGGAAAATATGAAACCTAAAGTTGTCCATCTGATTGATGTGTTAGAAAAAGGGGGAGCGCAAAAGATTGTTTTTGATATTGTTTCTTCAGGCGGTTTTAATTTTGAGGTCTTTGCTTTTTGGGGCGGGGTTTATCAAAAAGAGATTGAGTCTTTGGGAGTTAAAGTGAGGGTTCTTGGCATTCATCCTGAAAAAATAGGTTTTCGTCATCCTTTAAACTTATTAAAAACATTTCTTTGGTTAAGGAAAAATATTGCTGAGGTTAAACCCGATATCTTGCAAACCCATCTTTTGGGAGCTGATATGTGGGGGAGGCTGGCGGTTCCTAAAAGAGTGAAAACTGTGCAGACAATCCATTCAGCAGAAAAGTTTAGAGGCAAACTTCTTTCAAGATTTGGTTTAAAGACTTTTCTTTTTGATCGCTGGCTGAACGCTAAAACAGATTTAATTGTGGCTGTTAGTGAGGCGGCAAAAGAAGGTTTAAGCAAAGAAGGGATTAGGCCAGAAAAGATAAAAGTTATATATCCCGGAGTAGACACAAAAAAGTTTGCCCCCAATGAAAAAAAGAGAAAGTTTTGGCGCCAAAAGTGGCAGGCAACTTCAAAATTAGTTATTGGAAGTGTGGGGCGGTTAGCCAAGGTAAAAAGGTTTGATCTTTTAATTAAAGCTTTAAGTTCGTTGCCCAAAGAGATAGTGTTAGTGTTGGTTGGTGGTGGACCAGAAGAAAAAGCTTTAAAAAAGCTTGCTAGTGTTTTAGGGTTAAGAAAGAGGGTCTATTTTTTGGGAGAATGTGATAATGTGGCTGAAGTTTTAAACGGCTTTGACATCTTTGTGCTTTGTTCTGAATGGGAGGGTTTCCCTTTGGCTTTGATAGAGGCAGCTGCAAATCAAAAAGCTATTGTAGCCGTTAATGTCGGAGGCATACCTGAGTTTGTTGAAAATAAAAAAACAGGCATTTTGATTAAGCAAAATCATCCGCAAATTTTGGCCAAAAAGCTTAGATTTTTATATTTAAATCCTCAAGAAAGGAAGCGTTTAGCCCAAAATGCTTATAAAAAAGCCCAAGATTTTGACACCCAAAAAATGGTTGACAGCTATAAACAAATTTATTCTTCCTTATTATGAGACTTCGAGCTTCCATTGTTATCGCTACTCTCAATAGGCATCAGACTCTTTTGCGCACCCTTCCAGAAGTATTAAAACAGAAAGATGATTTTTTAGAAATTGTTATTATTGATCAGTCAGATGAAATCCCCAAAGAGTTTTTGGATTTTGTCAAAAAAGAGCCAAAAATTAAATTTTGGCGTTTTTCAATTAAAAAGCTGACAACAGCCAGAAATGAAGGAATCAAAAAGGCAAAAGGAGATATAATTATCTTTTTAGATGATGACTCTTTAATATTTCCGGGCTTAATCAAGGCGCATC
This window harbors:
- a CDS encoding flippase; translation: MSYSRRVFLNTLAQSFSRVFSIAVSIGTAMILTRYLGPDGYGKYNTAIGFVGLLAVLGDLGIYNILVRELSQSSSRREEVLANVFAWRLLSSVLVLLVIAVAGWLMPYEKVVKLAILIEAVRNSVYVLRTFFTSLPQVNLRLDLSAWGEIIGRGSFLLSVILVAVFHWSLLVLFVLLLTTTVLETLWMFFSFKKLGGSLHLAWDSEFLKVFLKDSIVLGFAYILGSMHFRLDTVLLSVMKPAEDVGIYSVAYRIFQTFVMLPAVFITVVYPRFAELAAKNRWSDFFRFSLRILWLAAWPLAILSFLYAPYMVRIIGGEAYSQSVMPLWLLSFAIVGGFMYAGFSQMAVALKRQKLVVLVAGVAVFINMVLNLALIPAFSYSGAALATLVSECFAFIVFAFLFNRFLGFRIDYGYWLKIVFLALFVGVIARGLQWFLPYSEFALQSLPLAMLEIGLIWLACFLLYFVLAVKFNFLPRTILKEIIKR
- a CDS encoding glycosyltransferase → MKPKVVHLIDVLEKGGAQKIVFDIVSSGGFNFEVFAFWGGVYQKEIESLGVKVRVLGIHPEKIGFRHPLNLLKTFLWLRKNIAEVKPDILQTHLLGADMWGRLAVPKRVKTVQTIHSAEKFRGKLLSRFGLKTFLFDRWLNAKTDLIVAVSEAAKEGLSKEGIRPEKIKVIYPGVDTKKFAPNEKKRKFWRQKWQATSKLVIGSVGRLAKVKRFDLLIKALSSLPKEIVLVLVGGGPEEKALKKLASVLGLRKRVYFLGECDNVAEVLNGFDIFVLCSEWEGFPLALIEAAANQKAIVAVNVGGIPEFVENKKTGILIKQNHPQILAKKLRFLYLNPQERKRLAQNAYKKAQDFDTQKMVDSYKQIYSSLL
- a CDS encoding glycosyltransferase — its product is MSKPKVSVVIPAFNAENTIAETLYSLFWQSFRNFEIIVVDDGSSDRTGKIVESLKGCSPVLTYLYQKNKGPAAARNKGFSHSQGEYLIWVDADDIWLPQRLEMLVSFLDKNANVDLVTSDAYLWYPPAKIKGTYYSTYPLPKEFSFTNLLQRNFVFTSTLMRRSVWSETGGLNESRNIIGVEDYEFWLRVLKKNFKLAVLGDPLMFYRINPKGLSAKKPKVNQALLEIFALVRRLNLTAEEEKIICQRERELKLHLAQSYAKDKNLDQALVYFQQLPSLWARLSFLLLQRRYLKLWRFLFKAKRFLGKLKRKI